Proteins encoded together in one Shewanella oneidensis MR-1 window:
- the crcB gene encoding fluoride efflux transporter CrcB — protein MNNLLLVALGGSIGAVFRYLISIFMIQVFGSSFPFGTLLVNVLGSFLMGVIYALGQMSHISPEFKALIGVGLLGALTTFSTFSNETLLLMQEGDWLKAALNVVLNLSLCLFMVYLGQQLVFSRI, from the coding sequence ATGAATAATCTCTTACTTGTGGCCTTGGGTGGTTCCATTGGTGCGGTTTTTCGCTATCTTATTTCAATATTCATGATCCAAGTATTTGGCAGCAGTTTTCCTTTTGGTACACTGTTGGTTAATGTCCTCGGTTCATTTTTAATGGGCGTCATTTACGCACTGGGACAAATGAGTCATATCAGCCCAGAATTCAAAGCATTGATTGGCGTTGGCCTGTTAGGTGCTTTGACAACGTTTTCAACCTTCTCAAACGAAACTTTATTGCTGATGCAAGAAGGAGATTGGTTGAAGGCGGCTTTGAATGTGGTGTTGAACCTAAGTCTATGTTTGTTTATGGTTTACTTAGGCCAACAACTGGTTTTTTCTCGCATTTAA
- the lolA gene encoding outer membrane lipoprotein chaperone LolA has product MKKLLCAVLLSPLLYSNAVLADDAKQLRETLTGTESLKADFKQTVTDVNKKVIQSGAGVFALAHPNQFYWHLTAPDESKIVADGKDLWIYNPFAEEVVIMDFTQAITASPIALLVHRDDATWSQYAVTKKQDCYEIKPKATDAGISAVNVCFNKGTLNKFNVLDDKGNLSQFDLSNQHSISTGDKALFKFVLPDNVDVDDQRIKTQ; this is encoded by the coding sequence ATGAAAAAACTGTTATGTGCTGTGCTGTTATCGCCCTTGTTATACAGCAATGCAGTGTTGGCTGATGATGCCAAGCAATTACGAGAGACCTTAACGGGTACAGAATCTCTCAAGGCGGATTTTAAGCAAACCGTTACCGATGTGAATAAAAAGGTCATTCAAAGCGGTGCGGGCGTATTTGCACTGGCTCACCCTAATCAGTTTTATTGGCATTTAACCGCGCCAGATGAGTCAAAAATTGTCGCCGACGGTAAAGATTTATGGATCTACAACCCCTTTGCCGAAGAAGTGGTGATCATGGATTTTACCCAGGCCATTACTGCATCGCCCATCGCCTTATTAGTTCACCGTGATGATGCTACTTGGTCACAGTACGCGGTGACGAAAAAACAAGATTGTTATGAGATCAAACCTAAGGCGACTGACGCCGGTATTTCTGCGGTCAATGTATGTTTTAACAAAGGCACGCTGAATAAATTTAATGTGCTTGACGATAAAGGAAATCTTAGCCAGTTTGACTTAAGCAACCAACACAGCATTAGCACTGGGGATAAAGCGCTCTTCAAATTTGTGCTACCGGATAACGTTGATGTTGATGATCAACGTATTAAAACCCAATAG
- a CDS encoding Hpt domain-containing protein: protein MTASDVQKLFMTEAEELLTEMEDALLSLEADSENIKLINQLFRAMHTIKGAAGIFNYSAIVDFTHPIETSIDKVRKNELKIDCALIALLLKCKDHTWALVNAAVEDDEAALNALSIQSQLILAELGRHENIESCFPQTIAAEPITPERIEGHYLDTGHWLISLDFKADTLRNGLDPLSFIRYLHQLGLVLEVICLSHKLPSFEACDFESCFLRYRIIFAGNCTKEQIESVFEFAQDDCDIQILPSQKVSESFQALIEQLNPSENQRLGEILLAIGAITEKELVKSLNLQSDNADDSSTKKLGEVLIANQLVDKPVVEQALKKQTQAREQAQTIRVDSNRLGQLINLVGELVTASAAMKVMVDRYHFLDANDLVGCVEHLVQEIRENALQLRMVQIGETFSRFRRVVRDVSNELGKQIELTIQGGEGSVHNSVSFQ from the coding sequence ATGACAGCCAGTGATGTACAAAAACTGTTTATGACTGAAGCGGAAGAATTGCTGACAGAAATGGAAGACGCATTGCTGTCATTAGAGGCCGATTCAGAAAATATAAAGCTAATAAATCAACTTTTTAGAGCTATGCATACGATTAAAGGTGCCGCGGGTATTTTTAATTACAGCGCCATCGTTGATTTTACTCACCCTATCGAAACGTCAATTGATAAGGTGCGTAAAAATGAGTTGAAGATTGATTGTGCACTTATTGCACTGTTGCTTAAGTGCAAGGATCACACATGGGCATTAGTGAATGCGGCAGTGGAAGATGATGAGGCAGCCCTAAATGCCTTGAGCATTCAAAGTCAGTTAATTTTGGCCGAATTAGGTCGACATGAAAACATAGAATCTTGTTTCCCCCAGACCATCGCAGCAGAGCCGATTACCCCTGAACGCATTGAAGGGCATTATCTCGATACTGGGCATTGGTTAATTTCACTGGATTTTAAAGCCGACACACTACGTAATGGATTAGATCCATTAAGTTTTATTCGCTATTTACATCAATTAGGCCTGGTGCTTGAGGTCATTTGTTTAAGCCACAAGTTACCATCATTTGAAGCGTGTGATTTTGAGAGCTGTTTTTTACGCTATCGGATTATATTTGCCGGAAATTGCACAAAAGAACAAATCGAGTCCGTGTTTGAATTTGCCCAAGATGATTGCGATATTCAGATTTTGCCCTCTCAGAAAGTCTCTGAGTCATTTCAAGCCTTGATAGAACAGCTCAATCCCTCAGAAAATCAACGACTAGGTGAAATCCTCTTAGCCATTGGGGCCATCACGGAAAAAGAATTAGTAAAGTCGCTCAATTTACAGTCTGACAATGCGGATGACAGTTCGACTAAAAAACTGGGTGAAGTATTAATTGCCAACCAACTAGTCGATAAACCTGTGGTCGAACAAGCCCTTAAAAAACAGACTCAAGCCAGAGAGCAGGCACAAACTATCCGAGTTGATTCTAATCGTCTCGGTCAGCTGATTAATTTGGTTGGGGAGTTAGTGACAGCGAGTGCTGCAATGAAGGTCATGGTTGATCGGTATCACTTCCTCGATGCTAATGATCTAGTGGGTTGCGTTGAACATCTTGTTCAAGAAATTAGAGAAAACGCTCTGCAATTACGCATGGTACAGATTGGAGAAACGTTCTCACGTTTTCGGCGAGTGGTGCGGGATGTCAGTAATGAACTGGGTAAACAAATTGAATTAACCATTCAGGGTGGAGAGGGTAGTGTTCATAATTCTGTGTCATTTCAGTAA
- the eco gene encoding serine protease inhibitor ecotin has product MKLPQLCHLAAVPLAFTLLSFNASAVSPPHPTGLDAPMISVSSMNANNYAPVETVKMFPAPKKGMVQHILTLPKLENETDYMVEIQIGQTQLVDCNKHGLNGQLKELTVEGWGYNYYQVDEISEGPSTMMACFELAKKEAFVQIPDELTLRYDSRLPKVFYLPEGAELRFRTWKADSTYQYSK; this is encoded by the coding sequence ATGAAATTACCTCAACTGTGTCATCTAGCGGCAGTACCTCTTGCCTTCACTCTGCTGTCTTTTAATGCCAGCGCAGTCAGCCCGCCTCACCCTACAGGACTTGATGCCCCGATGATTAGTGTCTCTAGCATGAACGCCAATAATTATGCCCCTGTGGAAACAGTTAAAATGTTTCCTGCCCCTAAAAAAGGTATGGTTCAGCACATTTTGACATTACCTAAACTTGAGAATGAAACCGACTACATGGTCGAGATCCAAATAGGTCAAACCCAGCTCGTCGATTGCAATAAGCATGGGCTGAATGGCCAACTTAAAGAGCTAACTGTTGAGGGCTGGGGTTATAACTACTATCAAGTAGATGAAATATCTGAGGGGCCAAGCACTATGATGGCCTGTTTTGAATTAGCCAAAAAGGAAGCATTTGTGCAAATTCCTGATGAATTAACACTGCGTTATGACAGCCGATTACCAAAAGTATTCTACTTACCCGAGGGCGCAGAGCTCCGCTTTAGGACATGGAAGGCAGATTCAACGTATCAGTATTCAAAATAA
- a CDS encoding replication-associated recombination protein A: MSSLSFNFAPDFRPLAARMRPRTIAEYIGQAHLLGEGQPLRQALEAGRAHSMMLWGPPGTGKTTLAELIAHYSNAHVERISAVTSGVKDIRGAIEQAQAIAQSRGQRTLLFVDEVHRFNKSQQDAFLPFIEDGTVIFIGATTENPSFEINNALLSRARVYLIKRLSQDEIVHIITQALADTERGLGQRALNMPTDVLNKLAQLCDGDARKALNLLELMSDMVADGGTFTTEMLVQVAGHQVAGFDKNGDQFYDLISAVHKSIRGSAPDAALYWFCRILEGGGDPLYVARRLLAIASEDVGNADPAAMTIALNAWECFHRVGPAEGERAIAQAIVYLASAPKSNAVYTAFKAARALARETGQEAVPYHLRNAPTKLMAEMGFGAEYRYAHDEPNAYASGENYFPESLKESQFYFPTERGFEKRIKDKLVQLAQLDQASGRKRYE, translated from the coding sequence GTGAGCAGTTTATCGTTTAATTTTGCGCCTGACTTTCGTCCCTTGGCTGCGCGTATGCGGCCAAGAACGATCGCTGAATATATAGGTCAAGCTCATTTGTTGGGAGAAGGCCAACCACTACGCCAAGCATTAGAAGCGGGCCGTGCCCATTCGATGATGTTATGGGGGCCACCTGGCACAGGCAAAACCACGCTAGCTGAGCTTATCGCCCATTATTCCAATGCCCATGTCGAACGCATTTCGGCGGTAACCTCGGGTGTTAAAGATATCCGTGGTGCCATTGAGCAGGCGCAAGCCATTGCCCAATCCCGTGGCCAACGTACTTTGTTATTTGTCGATGAAGTACATCGCTTTAATAAGAGTCAGCAAGATGCTTTTTTGCCGTTTATTGAAGACGGCACAGTGATTTTTATTGGGGCGACAACTGAAAATCCCTCATTTGAAATCAATAATGCTTTGCTCTCACGGGCGCGAGTCTATCTTATCAAGCGCTTAAGCCAAGATGAGATTGTTCATATCATTACCCAAGCGTTAGCGGATACTGAGCGAGGGCTCGGGCAGCGCGCGCTGAATATGCCAACTGATGTGCTTAATAAGCTGGCGCAGTTATGTGACGGCGATGCGCGCAAGGCGCTCAATTTACTTGAGTTAATGAGTGATATGGTGGCCGATGGTGGCACTTTTACCACTGAGATGCTGGTACAAGTGGCTGGCCATCAAGTGGCGGGGTTCGATAAAAATGGCGATCAGTTTTACGATTTAATTTCAGCGGTACATAAATCCATCCGCGGCTCGGCGCCCGATGCTGCGCTTTACTGGTTCTGCCGCATTTTAGAAGGTGGCGGCGATCCTTTGTATGTCGCCAGACGATTATTAGCCATCGCCTCGGAAGATGTGGGCAATGCCGATCCTGCTGCCATGACCATTGCGCTCAACGCTTGGGAGTGTTTCCACCGCGTCGGACCTGCCGAAGGCGAGCGAGCGATTGCGCAAGCGATTGTGTATTTAGCCAGTGCGCCCAAGAGTAATGCTGTGTATACCGCTTTTAAAGCGGCGAGGGCGCTAGCACGCGAAACGGGCCAGGAGGCTGTGCCTTATCATTTACGCAACGCACCAACAAAACTCATGGCCGAAATGGGCTTTGGCGCCGAGTATCGCTATGCCCATGATGAGCCTAATGCCTACGCCAGCGGCGAGAATTATTTCCCCGAATCCTTAAAAGAGTCGCAATTTTATTTCCCAACTGAACGGGGATTTGAAAAACGGATAAAGGATAAATTGGTGCAATTAGCGCAGTTAGATCAAGCCAGTGGGAGAAAAAGATATGAATAA
- the serS gene encoding serine--tRNA ligase, whose product MLDPKFLRNELAVTAERLATRGFILDVAHLTQLEEKRKSLQVATEELQASRNAISKSIGQAKARGEDVDAIMAQVGDLGAQLDAKKVELAAVLEEVNAIAMSMPNLPDESAPIGADETENVEVRRWGSPRSFDFPIKDHIDLGEGLNGLDFKSAVKITGSRFIVMKGQIARLNRALGQFMLDLHTTEHGYTEAYVPLLVNEASLLGTGQLPKFGEDLFHTKPATEEGQGLSLIPTAEVPLTNLVRDSIVDEDELPIKLTAHTACFRSEAGSYGKDTRGLIRQHQFDKVELVQLVKPEDSMAALEVLTGHAETVLQRLGLPYRTVVLCTGDMGFGSSKTYDIEVWLPGQNTYREISSCSNMKDFQARRMQARYRVKADNKPVLLHTLNGSGLAVGRTLVAILENYQNADGSVTVPEALRPYMGGLTQIG is encoded by the coding sequence ATGTTAGATCCTAAATTTTTGCGCAACGAATTAGCCGTGACCGCTGAGCGATTAGCTACCCGTGGTTTTATTTTAGATGTCGCTCATCTCACTCAATTAGAAGAAAAACGTAAGTCACTGCAAGTGGCGACAGAAGAGCTGCAAGCTTCGCGTAATGCTATTTCCAAGTCCATTGGACAAGCTAAAGCACGTGGTGAAGATGTTGATGCCATAATGGCGCAGGTCGGTGATTTAGGGGCGCAACTCGATGCGAAAAAAGTCGAGCTTGCCGCAGTACTTGAAGAAGTTAACGCGATTGCCATGTCGATGCCAAACCTGCCGGATGAGTCTGCGCCAATCGGGGCCGATGAAACTGAAAACGTTGAAGTCCGCCGTTGGGGTTCGCCACGCAGTTTTGATTTTCCAATTAAAGATCATATCGATTTAGGCGAAGGCCTAAACGGCTTAGATTTTAAAAGCGCGGTTAAAATCACGGGATCTCGTTTTATCGTAATGAAAGGCCAAATTGCTCGTTTAAACCGCGCATTAGGTCAGTTCATGTTAGATCTGCACACCACCGAACATGGTTATACTGAAGCCTATGTGCCATTACTCGTTAATGAGGCTAGCTTATTGGGCACAGGTCAATTACCCAAGTTTGGTGAAGATTTGTTCCACACCAAACCTGCGACCGAAGAAGGCCAAGGCTTAAGCCTTATTCCAACCGCAGAAGTGCCATTAACTAACTTAGTACGTGATAGCATCGTTGATGAAGATGAGTTACCGATTAAGTTAACTGCGCATACGGCGTGTTTCCGCAGCGAAGCGGGCTCATATGGTAAAGATACCCGTGGTCTTATCCGTCAGCACCAATTTGATAAAGTGGAATTAGTACAGTTGGTTAAGCCAGAAGATTCAATGGCTGCACTCGAAGTGTTGACGGGTCATGCTGAAACAGTACTGCAACGCTTAGGTTTACCTTATCGCACCGTCGTGCTTTGCACTGGTGACATGGGCTTTGGCTCAAGCAAGACCTACGATATTGAAGTGTGGTTACCTGGTCAAAACACTTACCGTGAGATCTCTTCATGCTCAAATATGAAGGATTTCCAAGCGCGTCGTATGCAAGCGCGCTACCGAGTGAAGGCCGATAACAAGCCTGTGTTGCTTCACACCTTAAATGGCTCAGGCCTCGCGGTGGGACGTACTTTAGTGGCAATTTTAGAAAACTATCAAAATGCCGATGGTAGCGTGACTGTTCCTGAGGCGCTACGTCCTTATATGGGCGGATTAACTCAGATCGGTTAA
- a CDS encoding response regulator, with translation MKKILVVDDSASIRHVVSIALRGAGYEVIDACDGKDALSKLNGDKINLIISDVNMPNMDGISFLKEVKKHPRYKFTPVIMLTTEAGRDKMEEGRMAGAKAWVVKPFQPPQMLDAVAKLCLP, from the coding sequence ATGAAAAAAATACTGGTAGTTGATGATTCCGCCTCGATCAGACATGTCGTGAGTATTGCACTTCGAGGAGCTGGCTATGAGGTTATTGATGCCTGCGATGGTAAAGATGCGCTCAGCAAACTTAATGGCGATAAAATTAATCTCATTATCAGTGACGTGAACATGCCAAATATGGATGGTATTAGTTTTCTAAAGGAAGTGAAAAAACATCCTCGTTATAAATTTACTCCAGTCATTATGCTCACTACCGAGGCTGGGCGGGACAAAATGGAAGAAGGGCGAATGGCGGGTGCTAAGGCGTGGGTAGTTAAACCCTTTCAGCCCCCCCAAATGCTTGATGCGGTGGCTAAACTCTGTTTACCGTAA
- a CDS encoding methyl-accepting chemotaxis protein: MFCWLIWLSLWWLAGLSLLSSLGFAWVLRAQINKSTHLYQSRQLAYENEKRRHVDQQVAKLEAIISRLVPVWQGHIVSVDQQMNQSIANMTERFGSIISEIEKVTSNSSGISDQLHSPGIEDDKALLSALFNDLNQMNSAKLHHLEQLTALVNDTKALDGLAAEVRKIAQQTNLLALNAAIEAARAGESGRGFAVVADEVRTLSAQSGQTGERITQQITALNQRMTELYQLTDAATLQESQALEGGEAILIRVIEHLENRTMQIKDEGVQALELGRQVKKEIEQILVDFQFQDRCDQMLRQLVASIDELTELIRVQQQAREAGLPIPEGDVDSLLAMMKQRYVATEQHVHHGAKNNSHYQHAEKSSINFF, encoded by the coding sequence GTGTTCTGCTGGTTAATTTGGCTCTCACTCTGGTGGCTGGCAGGCTTATCATTACTCTCATCATTAGGTTTTGCTTGGGTACTTCGGGCGCAAATTAACAAATCTACTCACCTTTATCAATCTCGCCAACTCGCCTACGAAAATGAAAAGCGCCGCCATGTTGATCAACAAGTCGCCAAACTTGAAGCCATTATTTCGCGCTTAGTGCCAGTTTGGCAGGGACATATCGTATCGGTTGACCAACAAATGAATCAAAGTATAGCTAACATGACTGAGCGATTTGGTTCGATTATCAGTGAAATAGAAAAAGTTACTAGCAATTCAAGCGGGATCTCAGACCAACTCCACTCTCCCGGGATAGAAGATGATAAGGCATTACTTTCAGCATTATTTAATGACCTTAATCAGATGAATAGCGCCAAGCTGCACCACTTAGAGCAGTTAACTGCGTTGGTTAATGATACTAAAGCGCTCGATGGCCTTGCTGCAGAAGTGAGAAAGATCGCCCAGCAAACCAATTTATTAGCCTTAAATGCAGCAATTGAAGCGGCAAGAGCGGGAGAATCGGGTCGAGGATTTGCCGTAGTGGCTGACGAAGTTAGAACATTGTCAGCCCAATCTGGGCAGACTGGCGAGAGGATCACTCAGCAAATTACAGCATTAAACCAACGTATGACAGAGCTCTATCAGCTAACCGATGCTGCAACGTTGCAGGAAAGTCAGGCTCTTGAAGGCGGAGAAGCTATTCTGATCCGAGTCATTGAACACCTAGAAAATCGTACTATGCAAATAAAAGATGAAGGTGTTCAGGCGCTTGAGCTTGGTAGACAAGTAAAAAAGGAAATTGAGCAAATATTGGTGGATTTTCAATTTCAAGATCGATGTGACCAAATGTTAAGACAGCTTGTTGCCAGTATTGATGAACTGACTGAATTGATCCGAGTTCAACAGCAGGCAAGGGAAGCTGGTTTACCGATCCCTGAAGGTGATGTGGATTCCTTGCTCGCTATGATGAAGCAAAGGTATGTCGCGACTGAGCAGCATGTTCACCATGGGGCTAAAAATAATAGCCATTATCAACATGCTGAGAAAAGCTCAATTAACTTCTTTTAG
- a CDS encoding IS256 family transposase → MTQPFNFEQALKDLQSGKSLTGKDSILGPLIKQLTEAALQAELEQHLAHDPQPNRKNGKTPKTIKHPSGNFELDAPRDRNGTFEPQLIKKNQTTLTDEIERKVLSMFSIGMSYRDINQHVEDMYGLNVSNATVSAITDKLIPELKAWQQRPLDSHYPIVWLDAIHYKVKEDGRYVSKAVYTLLALNMKGKKEILGLHLSENEGANYWLSVLADLNNRGVKDILIACVDGLTGFPEAIASIFPHTETQLCVIHQIRNSMKYVASKNQKAFMADLKPVYRAVSKEAAEMALDELEAKWGDAYPLVINSWRRKWHNLSHYFKYPEHIRKVIYTTNAVEAVHRQFRKLTKTKGAFPNENSLLKLLYAGILNASDKWTVLVNPNWTLLLENSQTLQVTDRY, encoded by the coding sequence ATGACCCAACCTTTTAACTTCGAACAAGCCCTTAAAGATCTGCAGTCAGGTAAAAGCCTCACAGGTAAAGACAGCATTCTTGGCCCACTGATCAAGCAACTCACTGAAGCCGCTCTCCAGGCTGAGCTTGAGCAGCATTTAGCGCATGATCCTCAGCCTAATCGTAAAAATGGCAAAACCCCTAAGACCATTAAGCATCCGTCCGGTAACTTTGAGTTAGACGCGCCTAGAGACCGCAATGGCACCTTTGAGCCTCAGTTGATTAAGAAAAATCAAACTACACTAACCGATGAAATCGAACGTAAAGTGTTGTCGATGTTCAGTATAGGTATGAGCTATCGCGATATTAATCAACATGTTGAAGATATGTATGGGCTCAATGTGTCTAACGCAACAGTAAGCGCCATCACCGACAAACTCATCCCCGAACTTAAAGCGTGGCAACAGCGCCCATTAGATAGCCATTATCCTATCGTTTGGCTTGATGCGATACATTATAAAGTCAAAGAGGATGGGCGTTACGTCAGTAAAGCCGTTTACACATTGTTAGCGCTTAATATGAAAGGAAAAAAGGAAATTTTAGGGCTTCACTTATCCGAAAATGAAGGCGCTAATTACTGGCTATCCGTACTGGCCGATCTTAATAATCGTGGTGTAAAAGATATTCTTATCGCCTGTGTTGACGGCTTGACCGGTTTCCCTGAGGCCATAGCCAGTATCTTCCCTCATACGGAAACACAGCTATGCGTTATCCACCAGATCCGCAACTCAATGAAGTATGTCGCCTCAAAAAATCAGAAAGCGTTTATGGCTGATTTAAAGCCTGTGTATCGAGCCGTGAGTAAAGAAGCCGCAGAGATGGCCTTGGACGAACTGGAGGCCAAATGGGGTGATGCTTATCCGTTGGTAATCAACTCTTGGCGTCGCAAATGGCATAATTTGTCCCATTATTTTAAGTACCCAGAACATATCAGGAAAGTGATTTACACGACCAATGCGGTTGAGGCTGTGCATCGCCAATTTAGAAAGCTCACCAAAACCAAAGGTGCATTTCCTAATGAAAATAGCTTGTTGAAGCTACTTTACGCAGGCATATTAAACGCCTCAGATAAATGGACTGTACTGGTCAACCCAAACTGGACACTTTTACTTGAGAATTCTCAAACTCTACAGGTGACAGATCGTTATTAG
- a CDS encoding STAS domain-containing protein, protein MPINIVLKDQSIKVNLTEELTIYSVMEFRDALVGHLQPGVDISVDLSQVTEVDTAGLQWLLALKGLNVVQRVEFCHHSKAVIDALELSGLSGTFDDTIVISSEVRL, encoded by the coding sequence ATGCCAATCAATATTGTGCTCAAAGATCAATCTATTAAGGTTAACTTAACCGAAGAGTTAACTATCTACAGTGTTATGGAATTTCGTGATGCATTAGTCGGTCATCTGCAACCAGGTGTAGATATTAGTGTTGATCTTTCCCAAGTGACAGAAGTAGATACCGCCGGACTTCAGTGGTTACTCGCGCTTAAAGGATTGAATGTAGTACAGCGGGTCGAGTTTTGTCACCACAGCAAAGCTGTTATAGACGCCCTTGAGCTCTCAGGTTTGTCTGGCACATTTGACGATACCATAGTGATATCCTCGGAGGTCCGCTTATGA
- a CDS encoding IS3-like element ISSod1 family transposase (programmed frameshift): MSLKKSHKSYPQAFKDEAVLMVLEQGYSVADAAKSLGVSTSLLYNWKEKHEALQQGITLEESERDELKRLRRENKELRMEKEIPKKGKRLLCERNEVRFRFIKLQSHLFPITLLCRVMSVSKSGYYDWHKRPANVISVETLKLYRLVRQLFKQSRGSLGNREMVKKLRKEGYQVGRYLVRKIMHRLRLKATQRCAYKVTTQRKHSDAVADNLLNMNFNPVSANQVWAGDVTYLKTGEGWMYLAVVMDLYSRRIVGWRIDKRMTTDLISKALIKAYNLRQPARGLVFHSDRGSQYTSKQFGRLLSSYGIRASMGDVGACWDNAVVERFFGSLKHDWIFKVAQPTREFMKQDVTAYIKYYNLERLHSANNDLSPVEFENSQVKVSSLG; encoded by the exons ATGAGTCTGAAAAAATCACATAAGAGTTATCCGCAGGCATTTAAAGATGAAGCCGTCTTGATGGTGCTGGAGCAAGGTTATAGCGTTGCCGATGCGGCAAAGTCTCTTGGAGTTAGCACGAGCCTGCTTTACAACTGGAAGGAAAAACACGAAGCCCTGCAACAAGGCATCACCTTAGAAGAGTCTGAGCGTGATGAGTTGAAGCGATTGCGTAGAGAAAACAAAGAATTACGCATGGAAAAAGAAATTC CTAAAAAAGGCAAGCGCCTTCTTTGCGAGAGAAATGAAGTAAGATTTCGTTTCATCAAACTGCAATCTCACCTGTTTCCCATAACACTGTTATGTCGAGTAATGAGTGTCAGTAAGTCAGGCTATTACGATTGGCATAAACGCCCTGCAAACGTGATAAGCGTTGAAACACTGAAGCTTTATCGCCTTGTTCGACAGCTATTTAAGCAAAGTCGAGGCAGCTTAGGGAATCGTGAAATGGTGAAGAAATTGCGCAAGGAAGGCTACCAGGTTGGTCGCTATCTCGTTCGTAAAATTATGCACCGCCTTCGACTCAAAGCAACCCAGCGATGTGCTTACAAGGTGACGACACAGCGAAAACACTCAGATGCAGTGGCTGATAACCTGTTAAACATGAACTTTAATCCAGTATCGGCTAATCAGGTCTGGGCGGGTGACGTGACCTATTTAAAGACGGGTGAAGGCTGGATGTACTTAGCTGTGGTGATGGATTTATATTCACGCCGGATTGTGGGATGGCGCATAGACAAACGCATGACCACAGATTTGATATCCAAGGCATTAATAAAAGCCTACAACCTGCGACAACCAGCGCGAGGGCTGGTATTTCACAGTGACCGAGGCTCGCAATATACCAGTAAACAATTCGGTAGGCTGCTATCGAGCTATGGTATCCGAGCCAGCATGGGTGATGTGGGTGCGTGTTGGGATAATGCCGTTGTTGAGCGATTCTTTGGTAGCTTGAAACACGATTGGATTTTTAAAGTTGCTCAACCAACAAGGGAGTTTATGAAGCAAGATGTGACGGCTTACATCAAATATTACAACTTGGAGCGACTTCATTCTGCTAATAACGATCTGTCACCTGTAGAGTTTGAGAATTCTCAAGTAAAAGTGTCCAGTTTGGGTTGA